The following are encoded in a window of Maylandia zebra isolate NMK-2024a linkage group LG5, Mzebra_GT3a, whole genome shotgun sequence genomic DNA:
- the wnt4 gene encoding protein Wnt-4a, which translates to MTEEYVFRCVLMLCCALLSANASNWLYLAKLSSVGSIRDEETCERLRGLIQRQVQICKRSVEVMDAVRRGAQLAIDECQFQFRNRRWNCSTLESMPVFGKVVTQGTREAAFVYAISAASVAFAVTRACSSGELEKCGCDHNVHGVSPEGFQWSGCSDNIAYGVAFSQSFVDVRERSKGQSSSRALMNLHNNEAGRKAILSHMRVECKCHGVSGSCEVKTCWKAMPPFRKVGNIIKEKFDGATEVEQRKVGTTKVLVPRNSQFKPHTDEDLVYLEPSPDFCDYDPRTPGMLGTVGRQCNRTSKAIDGCELMCCGRGFQTQEVEVVDRCSCKFHWCCYVKCKQCRKMVEIHTCR; encoded by the exons ATGACCGAGGAATATGTTTTTCGGTGCGTCCTGATGCTCTGCTGCGCGCTTCTCTCGGCCAACGCGAGTAACTGGCT GTACCTCGCCAAGCTGTCATCAGTGGGGAGCATCAGGGACGAGGAGACGTGTGAGAGGTTACGAGGCCTGATCCAGAGACAG GTTCAGATCTGTAAGCGGAGCGTGGAGGTGATGGATGCGGTGCGTCGTGGAGCCCAGCTGGCTATAGATGAGTGTCAGTTTCAGTTTCGCAACCGTCGATGGAACTGCTCCACACTGGAGTCGATGCCTGTGTTTGGGAAAGTGGTCACGCAAG GCACCCGTGAAGCAGCCTTTGTGTATGCCATCTCAGCAGCCAGTGTGGCGTTTGCGGTCACGAGGGCCTGCAGCAGCGGGGAGCTGGAAAAATGTGGTTGTGACCACAATGTACATGGAGTCAGTCCAGAGG GGTTCCAGTGGTCAGGCTGCAGCGATAACATTGCATATGGAGTGGCCTTCTCTCAGTCCTTTGTCGATGTGAGGGAGAGGAGTAAAGGCCAGTCCTCCAGTCGGGCTCTCATGAACCTGCACAACAACGAGGCCGGCAGAAAG GCCATCCTGTCTCACATGCGTGTGGAGTGCAAATGCCACGGCGTCTCAGGCTCCTGTGAGGTGAAGACCTGCTGGAAAGCCATGCCACCATTTCGCAAGGTGGGCAACATCATCAAGGAGAAGTTTGACGGCGCTACCGAGGTAGAGCAGCGGAAGGTGGGCACAACCAAAGTCCTTGTTCCTCGCAATTCCCAGTTCAAACCTCACACGGATGAAGACCTGGTCTACCTGGAACCAAGTCCAGATTTCTGCGATTACGATCCACGCACGCCAGGGATGCTGGGCACGGTGGGTCGCCAGTGTAACCGAACATCCAAGGCCATCGACGGCTGTGAGCTGATGTGCTGCGGCCGTGGCTTCCAGAcacaggaggtggaggtggtggacaGGTGCAGCTGTAAGTTCCACTGGTGCTGTTACGTCAAATGCAAACAGTGCCGTAAAATGGTGGAGATTCACACGTGCCGGTGA